From a region of the Vidua macroura isolate BioBank_ID:100142 chromosome 3, ASM2450914v1, whole genome shotgun sequence genome:
- the DACT2 gene encoding LOW QUALITY PROTEIN: dapper homolog 2 (The sequence of the model RefSeq protein was modified relative to this genomic sequence to represent the inferred CDS: inserted 3 bases in 2 codons), with product MGQAGAAPXRGGGSAGYWLLAPRIHPXSAWSRSRFPSLPPSLSPSPVPTSPPKPPEPLRLRFTLSGASGGGGRGELSAGTARGESSPASSPPPPCHGRCRGPALRMLLGAPRPGGWDRGRVGERLQAALAGLQELQVLREKQRELVRAALAMPQRPAAGGEQQPLSAHSKEHRLEVTLSALKEQLSRLRRQDVGLKSHLDQLDQRISELKLDVSKTSSEYLDSDSRPSSGFYDLSDGGSCSLSNSCTSVYSESISSSHTSLLPSSQHPKARLSVFDYRPKSADETTVHTTSFQQQGTYVSDGCRIAASRDVSGTPARSRPRPVSTGDLERLIPADTRFQKEMDPKSMLPLCHNGDLHLLSMDPKFQNDLVSKNGIDVYPYPSPLHAVALQSPLFSLVGTSPKSDFQAPPSKSMLSTTGPSLIKTRPTAEVKPGGYINKLLQLTRCKGSSQAEASEWVSPKSQPAAMHQRLIITPSTGGVKINSSSSQLEKQSSLESNKAEGKLSREVPEGECAKQQETMSCMNEEQSSTQPDTEPSAVNSCYPAKSAARGSSLAEETETSMERSLSYSQLCQEDSSPDIWNAKAVPPKKLPIKRCGNAKLAYTGGHERVARAEFVHAQFVPAESHQVRVKFASSKTKAVKIKRRSSEKVVRPGKQAFCMEKVRGSHGSTKLPVEWNQLQKPQGMKSLMRRPSYSGDMAGRSSSESSLFPVQVRLPTAPSRPELYGASANALYSLEAACVDTANRKKQRKWQSTVEISAKAHPASLSHSFGLGAPRQPARRAGIPRTVSMRNHSKGQHHGDCAKSESDHSEYSAECSSLFHSTIAETSEGEVSDFTTNRFGDSESSEGNWDGSSNSSSLALDYDEGDESELIWPEGSVRQSVTVQASSKPLPPVPKICRIKASKALKKKIRRFQPASLKVMTMV from the exons atggggcaggcaggagccgCCCC GCGGGGCGGAGGGAGCGCTGGCTACTGGCTCCTCGCCCCGCGTATCCACC GCTCTGCCTGGAGCCGCAGCCGCTTCCCTTCGCTCCcgccctccctctctccctcccccgTCCCCACCTCTCCTCCAAAACCGCCAGAGCCGCTACGGCTCCGCTTCACTCTCTCCGGTGCCAGCGGCGGAGGGGGGCGAGGGGAGCTCAGCGCAGGCACGGCCCGGGGCGAGAGCAGCCCCGCAtcctccccgccgcccccctgccatggccgGTGTCGCGGCCCAGCgctgaggatgctgctgggCGCCCCACGGCCGGGCGGCTGGGATCGCGGCCGGGTGGGCGAGAGGCTGCAGGCGGCCCTCGCCGgcctccaggagctccaggtgCTTCGGGAGAAGCAGCGGGAGCTGGTGCGGGCCGCCCTGGCCATGCCGCAgcggccggcggcgggcggagAACAGCAGCCCCTGTCCGCCCACAGCAAGGAGCACCGTCTGGAGGTCACCCTCTCTGCCTTGAAGGAGCAGCTG TCTCGTTTGAGGAGACAGGATGTTGGCTTGAAAAGCCACCTGGATCAGCTAGACCAGCGAATAAGTGAGCTGAAATTGGACGTCAGTAAGACCTCCAGTGAATACTTGGATAGTGACAGCCGGCCCAGCTCAG GATTCTATGACCTGAGTGATGGTGGTTCTTGCTCACTCTCCAATTCTTGCACCTCTGTGTACAGTGAGTCTATCTCCTCCTCCCACACCAGTCTCTTACCCAGCTCTCAACACCCTAAAGCGAGGCTCAGTGTGTTTGATTACCGACCCAAGTCTGCAGATGAAACTACTGTGCACACCACCAGCTTCCAACAGCAGGGAACCTATGTCAGCGATGGATGTCGGATTGCAGCTAGCAGAGATGTCTCTGGGACTCCTGCCAGGTCCAGACCAAGGCCAGTTTCCACAG GTGACTTGGAAAGACTCATTCCAGCGGACACTagatttcagaaggaaatggaTCCCAAATCCATGTTGCCTCTGTGCCATAATGGAGACCTGCACTTGCTTAGCATGGATCCCAAATTCCAAAATGACTTGGTCTCCAAGAATGGCATTGATGTGTATCCTTACCCAAGCCCCCTCCATGCAGTGGCTTTACAAAGTCCGCTTTTCTCCCTGGTGGGAACATCCCCAAAATCAGACTTCCAAGCTCCTCCCAGCAAATCTATGCTTAGTACAACGGGTCCCAGCTTGATTAAGACTAGGCCAACTGCTGAGGTCAAGCCAGGGGGTTACATCAATAAATTACTGCAGCTGACGAGATGCAAAGGGAGCAGTCAGGCTGAGGCCAGTGAGTGGGTTTCACCGAAGAGCCAGCCAGCCGCAATGCACCAGAGACTCATTATAACCCCCAGCACCGGTGGAGTGAAAATTAACAGCAGCAGTAGCCAGCTGGAAAAACAGAGTTCTCTGGAGAGTAACAAAGCTGAAGGGAAGCTGTCAAGAGAGGTGCCAGAGGGGGAATGTGCCAAGCAGCAGGAGACCATGAGCTGTATGAATGAAGAGCAGTCATCCACTCAGCCTGACACAGAGCCATCAGCTGTGAATAGTTGTTATCCTGCCAAGTCAGCAGCAAGGGGCTCTTCTCTGGCAGAAGAAACAGAGACCAGCATGGAGCGCAGTTTGTCCTACTCACAGCTGTGTCAAGAGGACTCTAGCCCAGACATCTGGAATGCTAAAGCTGTCCCTCCCAAAAAGCTGCCCATCAAAAGGTGTGGCAATGCCAAGTTGGCTTACACTGGGGGTCATGAACGAGTGGCACGAGCTGAGTTTGTCCACGCTCAATTTGTCCCTGCAGAATCCCATCAAGTCCGGGTAAAGTTTGCCAGCTCCAAAACAAAGGCAGTGAAGATAAAGAGGAGGAGCAGTGAAAAAGTCGTTCGGCCTGGTAAGCAAGCCTTCTGCATGGAGAAGGTGAGAGGGTCTCATGGGTCCACCAAGCTGCCTGTTGAGTGGAATCAGCTCCAAAAACCACAAGGAATGAAGAGCCTCATGCGGAGACCTTCATATTCTGGTGACATGGCTGGCAGATCAAGCTCAGAGTCGAGTCTGTTCCCAGTGCAGGTCAGGCTCCCCACTGCGCCATCCAGGCCAGAGCTCTACGGAGCCTCTGCCAATGCACTGTATTCCCTGGAAGCAGCTTGTGTAGACACAGCCAACAGGAAGAAGCAGCGCAAGTGGCAGTCCACAGTGGAGATCTCTGCCAAGGCCCACCCGGCCAGCCTGTCTCACAGCTTTGGCCTGGGAGCACCAAGGCAGCCAGCGAGGAGAGCTGGCATCCCACGCACTGTCAGCATGAGGAATCACTCCAAGGGTCAGCACCACGGAGATTGTGCCAAAAGTGAGTCAGACCACTCTGAGTACTCTGCAGAGTGCTCTTCCCTCTTCCACTCCACCATTGCAGAGACCAGCGAAGGGGAGGTCAGCGATTTCACAACCAACCGATTTGGGGACAGTGAGTCCAGTGAAGGCAACTGGGATGGCAGCAGTAACAGTAGCAGCCTTGCTCTTGACTATGATGAGGGGGATGAAAGTGAGCTGATTTGGCCTGAAGGTTCAGTCAGACAATCTGTGACTGTCCAGGCCTCTTCCAAGCCTCTTCCTCCAGTGCCCAAAATCTGTCGCATCAAAGCTTCAAAGGCACTAAAGAAAAAGATAAGGAGGTTCCAACCTGCCTCTCTGAAGGTCATGACCATGGTGTAA